GTCACCAGGTCCGGACGGGTGAGCGCGAGTTCCTGGGCGATGAGCGCGCCCATGGAAAACCCGACCAATCGGGCCGGAGCCGCGCCGAGGCTCTCGATGAGCGCCGCGGCGTCGGCCACCATGTCCTGCAGGGTGAAACCGTCGGCGCACTCGGTGGTCGGCGGTATCCCCCGGTTGTTATAGGTGATGGTGCGATAACCCGCGGCACGAAATGCCGGTACCTGGTGCAGGTGCCAGCTGCGCCCGGCACCACCGCGCCCCGAGATGAAGACGACGGGATCACCGGAGGCGCCGAGCGCCAGGGGCCCACGATCGTCGTAACTGATCTGGATGCCGTTGATGTTCGCGAGAGGCACGTTGAGAGAACCTACCGGTTCAGCAGCGGGTAGCAGTCGGCCACACGGCGCCGCCACCAGTCGCGGCGGTCTGCGGCGGCGACGAGTGTCGCCAGCCGATCCGGGTCGGGTGTGAACGACGACACCGGCAGGTAACCGTCCTCGGGCGTCGGCGCCTGCGCCACATCCTCGACAAAGAATCCCCCGGTCCCCAATCCGCAGGCATGCTCGAGCACCGGCAGTGCCGCGGCCGCACGCAAACCGATACCGATACCGACCGCGCTGTCCAGGGCGCTGGAAATCACCGCGGGCATACCGATCCGCGAGGCGATATCCAGCAGCGCGGCCACCCCGCCGAGCGGGGCCACCTTGAGCACCGCGATATCGGCCGCGCAAGCCCGCGCAACACGCATCGGATCGCTTGCACGCCTGATGCTCTCGTCGGCCGCGATCGGCACATCCGGGAGCCGCCGACGCACCTCCGCCAGTTCCTCGACCGTGGCGCAGGGTTGTTCGGCGTACTCGAGAGCGCCCGTGCGGGTCAGTGCCCTCAGTGCCTCAACGGCCTGCTCGACGGTCCATCCCGCGTTGGCGTCCACCCGTACGGTGGGGATCTGCGCGCGGACCGCCTCGACACGCGCGATGTCGTCATCCAGGGTCTGCCCGGGCTCGGCCACCTTGACCTTGGCGGTGCGGGCGCCCGGGAAACGAGCCAGCACCTCGGGCACCGCCGCGGCGGCCACCGCGGGCACGGTGGCGTTGACCGGAATTCGGGTGCGCCGCGGCTCCGGAAGCTCGTAGTAGGCGGCCTCGATCGCCGCGGCCAACCAGGCTGAGGCCTCAGGCGGCTGATATTCGGGAAAGGCACCAAACTCACCCCAGCCCGCAGGGCCGTCGACCAACGCCACCTCACGGGTGGTGATGCCGCGGAATCGCACCCGCATGGGTAGCGCGACCACGTGCAGCCGGTCCAGCACATCGTCTAACGCGGGCAACTCCACACCTGCGATCGTCGCACGCAATTCAGAACGTCCGACGAGAAGCCCTGAAAGTGACTTTGGCTTCTAGAGCCGCACCGCAACCGGGTGCGAATCTGCTCGCATCGATGGATAGGCAAAGGAGAGCAGATGCTGACGGTTCACGGTCTCGCGGGATTTCAATCGGGCTGCCGGTGCGCGGGCTGTTCCACGGCCGAGTCGCAGCGACTGCAGCGAATCGGTGACTCAGAACGCGAACGCTGGGAGCGGATCAACCAGCGGGCCGCCCGGCGAACCCAGCGCTACTTCGCCGACGCCGGGAATCATCCGTTGAACTGGCAGAAGCCCTGGACCACCGAGGAGATCGACAAGGCCCTGGACGCGTCGACCACCGCGGCACAAGTCGCGGCTCGCTTGGGCCGCTCGATCGGAGCCGTCCACGCGGCACGGCGGCGGTTCGGCCCGCGCGCCAGTTAAGGCCACCAACTGGTCAACTTTCAGTTGACAGTGCGATATCGTCAACCTAAGGTTGACGCATGGCCGACTTCTCCCTCTCTCTCGACAACTTGATCGAGTCGGTGCGCGGGATGCATCCCGACGGCACCGCCTTGGACCGCCTGTCCGATGCGATGTTGCTGGCCGGACGGCTCTCCGATCATGCCGATGCCCTGATCGGACATTTCGTAGACCAGGCCCGACGCTCTGGCGCCTCCTGGAGCGAAATCGGGTCCAGCATGGGCGTCTCCAAGCAGGCGGCGCAGAAGCGCTTCGTGCCATCGGTACGGATGTTCTCCCGCTTCACCGACCGGGCCCGGCGATCAGTCGTGGCAGCAGCAGGGTTCGCACTCACCGATGGCACACCGATCACCGTCGACCACCTTCTGGCCGGAACCGTAAGTGATCCGAAAGGACTCGCCGCACTTATCGTTTCGCAGTCCGGGATAAGCACCGAAGCCCTAGGAATTCCCGTGCGGGCGCTACCCGACTACGAGACCGTCGCCCCGAAACTGCCCACCGCGGAATTCGACGGTGATGCGCAGGAGGCACTGGAAGCCACGTTGCACACCGCACTTCGGCTGGGCCACAACTACATCGGTACCGAGCACCTGCTGCTGGCAATCCTGTCCGGCCACACGGAAATCTCCCGAAAGCTCTCCGATCTGGGCCTCAACGCACTGGTGGCCGAAGAGCAGGTGAACCGTCTCCTCGGCGACATTTTGAACGGTAGAACCCCCTAGTCAGCGCGACCCCAGGGGCGTACCCTAATGTCATGCCAGTTGACATCAAGCCCGTTCCCAAATGGCTCAGATACTTCAACAAGGTCGTCATCGGCGGGCACAAGATAGGCCTCAAATTGCCGATGGTGGTCCTCACCGTGCCGGGCGCCAAGTCGGGCAAGCCGCGGCCGACTCCCATCACCCCGTTCACACTCGACGGCCACCGCTATGCCGTCGGCGGAGTTCCCGGATCGTCATGGATTACCAATGCACGCAAGGCCAAAGAGGGCACCCTGACCCAAGGCCGCCGCACCCAGCGGGTCCGGATCATCGAGCTGTCGCCCGAAGATTCCCGACCTGTGCTGCGCGCGTTTCCGGTCGAAGTACCCACCGGAGTCGGCTTCATCAGAAACGCCGGACTGGTCAAAGAGGGCACCCCCGATGAGTTCGAAGCTCTCGCCGGGATTGCCGCCGTCTTCCGGTTTGATCCGCTGGAAGGCTAGGCGCCCGACTGCCACACGTAGTGATCACCGGAATCCAATCCCGGGTGAAGGATCCGAGATTGGTTACCGCCATTGCGCTTCGCCTCATACATCGCACGATCGGCGCAGGCGGTCAGTACATCGATGGCCTCTCGTGATGCCGCCGACGCCACACTGGAAACCGGCTGCGCCGCCACCCCCACACTCGCGGTCACCGCGATGCCTGCCGGCTTGGACGCCGTCACCGCTTCCCGGAGCCGGGTGGCGAAATCAATGACGGCATGCGCAGGGCAGATTGTCACTACAATGAACTCCTCGCCGCCCGAGCGGCCCACCGTGTTTCCCCGCATCGATTCGCCCACGAACGCGTTGGCCAGGTCGACAAGCACCCGGTCACCCGTGCCGTGGCCGTACTGATCGTTGATCGACTTGAAGCGATCGATATCGACGATGGCGGCGGCGACCACTCGGTCGCCTTCCAACCCGTGCTCACGCATCAACCCGCCGTGCAGACGCTGCCACTCGCCGTAGATGCCGCGCCGGTTGAGCAGCCCGGTGAGCGGATCCCGCTGTGCCGCCAGCGCATCCAAGCGCACCACCGCGATCCCGAATTGGATGACCATGGGTATCAACACCACGACCACCAGCATGCTGGTCACTTTCACCACCGCGGTCATCGCCGCACCCACCGTGCCCTCGGCAAGCAGACGCAGCGACAGCGCGAAGATCACCGGGCCGCACCACGCCACGTGCGCCAGCAGCAGCCGGTTACCCAGGAAGAAGCTGACGTACGCGCCGACCGGCGTGAACAGCACCGTTCCCACCAAACCTGCCAGCGGGTCGGAGTCCTGCCAGCAGGCCACCGCGATTCCGACGTCGGCGAAGGCGACAAACGCGACCGCTTCACGCAGAGAAGGCCACGGCCCTACAACCCAGCGCACCGCCCACCCCAGCGCGCCGAGCGCGCACACCACGACGATGGCGCGACCCACCGTGCTTCGGGGCCCGGTGTCGCTGAACTGCACCGCCACGCAGATCGCGGCGAAGATCAACGCATACCCGCCGATGAGGTTGCGAACGGTCCGGTCGAGCTTGCGTTCCCGCAGGAAGGCCCGCAGCCAGCCCGTCGGGACCGGCTCGGTCCACCACTGGAGCAGAAAACTCATCCAGGCGGTGGCACGGACGTACGAGACAATTCTGTTCAGCGGCATCTAAATTCCCGGGTTGGCGGTCGGCGCGTTGCGCCTCGGGACCATCCGCACGGTCGGCAGTGGCGGGGCAGGCAAACGAGGCACCGCACCCTCATATCCCTGCACCTGCCCGAAGCGCTCGGACTCGGCCTGCCACTCCTCGCGAAACCCCGCGATCTCGTCGTGATCACGGCCGACGAAGTTCCACCACATCACGATCTGCTCACCGAACGGCCTGCCGCCCAACAGGATCGCCCGCGCTACCGCATCGGTCGGGTTGAGCACGGTGAGCTGATCGACGCCGGTACCGACGTATCCGAGCTCGCCCCGCGACAACCTGGTTCCGGACAACTCCACCGCCTCGGTGTCCACCAGCAGCCCGTGCTCAAAACCGGGATCGACGTCGAATCGCACCAGGCTGCGCGGTTGCAATGTCAGCTCGGCACCAAGCAACGGCGTGGCAGTGCGCACCGGCGATACCTGCCCCGCCAGGGTCCCCAAAAACACACGCAGACTGACCCCACCCACGGCGACCGCATCGGGCGCGTAATGCTGAAAATCCCGTGCCGCGTCCCGGGATTCATCGGGCAACGCGACCCATAGCTGTACGCCGTGCAGCGTGGTGGTGTGGGCCGTCGACACCTCCGAGTGGCAGATGCCGTGCCCACCCGTCATCAGGTTGAGCTCCCCCGGCCGCACCATCGCGTGCACTCCGTTGCTATCGCGATGCTCGATCTCTCCGGCGAACAGCCAGCTGACCGTCTGCAGTCCGGTATGCGGATGGGGCGCCACATCCATGCCGCCGGACTGCGCGATGTCGTCGGGTCCGTAGTGGTCGGCGAAGCACCAGGCGCCGATCAGCGATCTCCCGGCCTGAGGCAGGGTCCGCAGCACCGTCATCGCACGTGGCCCCCCGAGAGGAACCTCTCGGGGAGTGAGTATTTCGACCACCGGACGGCCACGTCCATCCCGCGGGCACGGCCCGCCCTCGCAGCGGGTCTCCGTCGGGGCTGTCTCGGTATTGCTCATGTCCTCATCATCGGCCGAACTCACGGTGCGTGCGGCATAGTTGGTCACCATGGACGGATCCGAATCCACCACCACGGTCGCCGACGCACCCGATAACCACCGATTCGAGATAACGGCAGACGGCGAACGCGCGGGCTTCACCGAATACCTGGATACCGCGCTGAGCGGCACGAAGGTGCGGATTTTCTATCACACGGAGATCGACGAGAAGTTCGGCGGCCGCGGCCTCGCCGGGACACTCGTTGAGTCGGCCCTGACATCCACACGGTCCACCGGGCGCAGGATCGTGCCGGTGTGCCCGTACGTCCGGAAATTCGTCGGCAAGCACCATGAGTTCGACGACATCGTCGACCCGGTGACACCGGAGGCACTGGCCGCGGTCGAGGCCCGCCAGGGATGACCGCGAAGCGCGTCTACATCGACAAGCAGACTCCGTCTGTCTACCAGGGGCTGACCAAAGCCGCCGCCGAACTCCGCGCCCAGGCCACCGAGGCCGGGCTCTCGCGAACAACGCTGGAATTGGTCAATATTCGCGTATCCCAACTCAATCGCTGCCTGTTCTGTCTCGATCTGCACACCCGGGTCGCGCTCGAGGAAGGTGAGTCAGCTCAGCGGATCGCAGTACTGCCGGTGTGGCAGGAGGCCGAGTTGTTCACCGATGTCGAGCGCGCGGCCCTGACGATCGCCGAAGCCGTGACGGAGGTCACCGCAGGCCACCTCACCGATGAGCAGTACGCCGCCGCGCGGGCGCATCTCTCCGACGATCAGGTATCAGTGCTGGTCTGGTCGGCCATCATGATCAACACGTTCAATCGGATCTCGATTCTGAGCCGCCACCCGATCACGCGGCGCTGACCCCCGGCACCTGGCGCGGGAATACAACCGAGCCACCATGAGTTAGATTTCTTACGCCAGGCTAATGATCTGGCCATTGACATATCTCACGGGGAAGGTATTCGACGATGCCTCAGGTGCGTGCCACACGTTTCCGCAAGTCAGCGCGCGCGATAGTGGTCGCCGCGACGCTGGCTACCGCTCTGTCCGGGTGCACTGTCTACAAGACGCTCACCAAACCCTCGGAGACTCCCCCGCCGCCGCCCGCGACCTCACAGGTCAGCGATCAAGACCAGATCCGTCAAGTCACCGCCCAGCTCGGCAAGGCCCTCGGCAGCCTCGATCTGGACGCCGGTAATGCCCTGACCTGCCCGCGCTACCAGGTGTCCAGCCGCACCGCGGACGAGAAGCTCGTGCCCTCGATCAACTCGTGGCAGGGCGCCGAGGAAGCCTTGATGTACGGCGACACTTCCACCTTGTCCAGCAGTGTGGCACAACGATTCCCGAGTGCGGGAAGCAGCGAGCGCGCCACCCTGGTCAAGGCGATCGTCGGCCGCGACCAGTTCGCTTATGCCGCGACCGTGCTGCAGGTGATCCGCGAGAACACCACCGTCGAGAAGTTCGCGATCGACAACATCAAGATCATCGGCGACAGCGCCACCGGAGACATCACCGCGACCTACAGCTTTGGCGGTGCCGCTACCCAAACCCAGACCAAGCCGAACCAGTTCCGCAAGGAGGGTGGCAAGTGGGCCTGGTGCCAGCAGCCGCCGCCGGGCCTGTTCACCCAGTGGACGACATCCACGTCGGCACAGTCGTCGGCGTAGTCGTTCACGGGTAGCGTCGACCGGCCGCACATCGGGCGGCCTCTAGAGTCGGAGCCATGACCCAAGACGACGGGCAGACCGCCAGTCCCTTTGACCCGACTCGCTGGCAGCCGGTGGCGGGATTCGAGGATCTGACCGACATCACCTATCACCGGCACGTCAGCCAAGGGACCGTCCGGATCGCGTTCGACCGGCCCGAGGTGCGCAATGCCTTCCGGCCGCACACCGTCGATGAGCTCTACCGAACCCTGGACCACGCCCGGATGACCTCCGATGTCGGGGCGGTGCTTCTCACCGGGAACGGCCCCAGCCCCAAGGACGGCGGCTGGGCATTCTGCTCCGGCGGCGATCAGCGCATCCGGGGCCGCACCGGCTACCAGTACGCCGGAGGCGAGACCGCCGAGACTGTGGACCCGGGCCGGGCGGGCCGCCTGCATATTCTGGAGGTGCAGCGCCTCATCCGCTTTATGCCAAAGGTGGTGATCGCCTTGGTGAATGGGTGGGCCGCCGGTGGTGGACACAGCCTGCACGTGGTGTGCGACCTGACCTTGGCCAGCCGCGAACACGCGCGCTTCAAGCAGACCGACGCCGATGTGGGCAGCTTCGACGGTGGCTACGGCAGCGCCTACCTGGCCAAGATGGTCGGGCAGAAATTCGCCCGTGAGATCTTCTTCCTGGGCCGCCCCTACACGGCCGAACAGATGCATCACATGGGCGCCGTCAACGAGGTCGTTGACCACGAACACCTGGAGACGGTCGCGCTGGAGTGGACCGCCGCCATCAACGAGAAGTCGCCCCAGGCACAACGAATGCTCAAGTACGCCTTCAACCTCACCGATGACGGGCTGGTCGGGCAGCAGCTGTTCGCCGGTGAGGCAACACGATTGGCCTACATGACCGATGAGGCCGTCGAGGGCCGTGACTCATTCCTGGAGAAGCGCAAGCCGGACTGGTCGCCCTACCCCTGGCACTACTAAGACCCAAGCGCCCGCTCAGCACGGATTGGGCCTGCAGCGACCGCCCGACGACGGCGCGGCGACCGTGACAGTCGTCGTGGATGTGACCGTCGTGGGGACGGTGACGGTCGTCGTACTGGTGATCGTGGTCGGCACGATTTCCGTGGTTGTCTCGGTGGTGGTCAATGTCTCCGTCACGGTCGTGGTCGACGTCGACGTTACGGTTGCCGTCGAGTGGGAGGTCACCGTCTCCGTCACCGTCCTGGTCGAGGTACCGGTTTCCGTCGCGGTGACAGTCACCGGTGCCGCCGTTGGTGTGGTGGAGACCGAATTGACTACCGGCGTAGGCACATCACTCCCCCCGCCCGCCGACTGGGCGAGCGCGACACGGGTACCCACCGCGCCAGTGCCGATCACGATGGCCACCGCCCCGGCCACCAGATACCACGTCAAGATCTGGCCTCGCAGCTGTCCGATTCCGGTCGCCACCGATCGGGGAACGTCGACATGTACCGCTCGCCGATCACGCGCGACGGAGCGCAACAGCCCGCGAACGGCCGGATCACTCATCGGTCCAACCCCCGGGCATAGGCAATCGGTGCGAGAACGCCGTCGGCAACCCGGAGTTCTGCTTGCACCTGCGACGGCGTCAACCCGAGCATGTCCGAGAGATCATCGATGCCGACGTCGGCGAAGGCGCTGAGCACCGCGGCCACCCGCTGAACCTGCGTCAACTGGGACAACGGGTTTGGCCCGGCGGCGGGCCGCCCGGTCAGCGTGAGCCGCGAATGCGCCATCAGCGCATGCACAAACCAGCACAACGTGAAGATCTGGATCGACTGATGCACCGGCCCTCGCCACTTCAGGGTGGCCTGAGCGATGGCGGTTTCCATCAATCGCTTGCCGACGTCTGGGTCATCACACAGCAGGCTCGCGCACTCTTCGAAGATCGGCTTCTGGATCTCAAATGTCCGCGCCAGCTCTTCTTCCCGCCGGGTGAGGTCGGCAGTTATCCGTAACCCGGACGGCAGACCGAATTCCACCTGTTTGATCGCAGGGAACAGCGCCAGCGTCAACGCCAGTAACCCCACAAACCCGAGCACACCCAGCAGCAGAGGGCTGTGGACAAATGGCCCAGCGGCGACCGCGGCGATCGCGACAGCGACGGGCAGCATGATGCGCGGCTGGAACAGATCCGTCCATCGTCGAGGCTCGGTCTTACACATCGCGAACACCCCTCTATGCGAACTGAGTGGGGCAATCGTCGCCGCAGCGTCGCGGAGAAGC
This genomic window from Mycobacteroides chelonae contains:
- a CDS encoding GGDEF domain-containing protein, translated to MPLNRIVSYVRATAWMSFLLQWWTEPVPTGWLRAFLRERKLDRTVRNLIGGYALIFAAICVAVQFSDTGPRSTVGRAIVVVCALGALGWAVRWVVGPWPSLREAVAFVAFADVGIAVACWQDSDPLAGLVGTVLFTPVGAYVSFFLGNRLLLAHVAWCGPVIFALSLRLLAEGTVGAAMTAVVKVTSMLVVVVLIPMVIQFGIAVVRLDALAAQRDPLTGLLNRRGIYGEWQRLHGGLMREHGLEGDRVVAAAIVDIDRFKSINDQYGHGTGDRVLVDLANAFVGESMRGNTVGRSGGEEFIVVTICPAHAVIDFATRLREAVTASKPAGIAVTASVGVAAQPVSSVASAASREAIDVLTACADRAMYEAKRNGGNQSRILHPGLDSGDHYVWQSGA
- a CDS encoding carboxymuconolactone decarboxylase family protein, with protein sequence MTAKRVYIDKQTPSVYQGLTKAAAELRAQATEAGLSRTTLELVNIRVSQLNRCLFCLDLHTRVALEEGESAQRIAVLPVWQEAELFTDVERAALTIAEAVTEVTAGHLTDEQYAAARAHLSDDQVSVLVWSAIMINTFNRISILSRHPITRR
- a CDS encoding pirin family protein, with the translated sequence MSNTETAPTETRCEGGPCPRDGRGRPVVEILTPREVPLGGPRAMTVLRTLPQAGRSLIGAWCFADHYGPDDIAQSGGMDVAPHPHTGLQTVSWLFAGEIEHRDSNGVHAMVRPGELNLMTGGHGICHSEVSTAHTTTLHGVQLWVALPDESRDAARDFQHYAPDAVAVGGVSLRVFLGTLAGQVSPVRTATPLLGAELTLQPRSLVRFDVDPGFEHGLLVDTEAVELSGTRLSRGELGYVGTGVDQLTVLNPTDAVARAILLGGRPFGEQIVMWWNFVGRDHDEIAGFREEWQAESERFGQVQGYEGAVPRLPAPPLPTVRMVPRRNAPTANPGI
- a CDS encoding o-succinylbenzoate synthase; this encodes MELPALDDVLDRLHVVALPMRVRFRGITTREVALVDGPAGWGEFGAFPEYQPPEASAWLAAAIEAAYYELPEPRRTRIPVNATVPAVAAAAVPEVLARFPGARTAKVKVAEPGQTLDDDIARVEAVRAQIPTVRVDANAGWTVEQAVEALRALTRTGALEYAEQPCATVEELAEVRRRLPDVPIAADESIRRASDPMRVARACAADIAVLKVAPLGGVAALLDIASRIGMPAVISSALDSAVGIGIGLRAAAALPVLEHACGLGTGGFFVEDVAQAPTPEDGYLPVSSFTPDPDRLATLVAAADRRDWWRRRVADCYPLLNR
- a CDS encoding GNAT family N-acetyltransferase, with amino-acid sequence MDGSESTTTVADAPDNHRFEITADGERAGFTEYLDTALSGTKVRIFYHTEIDEKFGGRGLAGTLVESALTSTRSTGRRIVPVCPYVRKFVGKHHEFDDIVDPVTPEALAAVEARQG
- a CDS encoding 1,4-dihydroxy-2-naphthoyl-CoA synthase, translating into MTQDDGQTASPFDPTRWQPVAGFEDLTDITYHRHVSQGTVRIAFDRPEVRNAFRPHTVDELYRTLDHARMTSDVGAVLLTGNGPSPKDGGWAFCSGGDQRIRGRTGYQYAGGETAETVDPGRAGRLHILEVQRLIRFMPKVVIALVNGWAAGGGHSLHVVCDLTLASREHARFKQTDADVGSFDGGYGSAYLAKMVGQKFAREIFFLGRPYTAEQMHHMGAVNEVVDHEHLETVALEWTAAINEKSPQAQRMLKYAFNLTDDGLVGQQLFAGEATRLAYMTDEAVEGRDSFLEKRKPDWSPYPWHY
- a CDS encoding nitroreductase/quinone reductase family protein, whose amino-acid sequence is MPVDIKPVPKWLRYFNKVVIGGHKIGLKLPMVVLTVPGAKSGKPRPTPITPFTLDGHRYAVGGVPGSSWITNARKAKEGTLTQGRRTQRVRIIELSPEDSRPVLRAFPVEVPTGVGFIRNAGLVKEGTPDEFEALAGIAAVFRFDPLEG
- a CDS encoding Clp protease N-terminal domain-containing protein, with the protein product MADFSLSLDNLIESVRGMHPDGTALDRLSDAMLLAGRLSDHADALIGHFVDQARRSGASWSEIGSSMGVSKQAAQKRFVPSVRMFSRFTDRARRSVVAAAGFALTDGTPITVDHLLAGTVSDPKGLAALIVSQSGISTEALGIPVRALPDYETVAPKLPTAEFDGDAQEALEATLHTALRLGHNYIGTEHLLLAILSGHTEISRKLSDLGLNALVAEEQVNRLLGDILNGRTP